The following are from one region of the Nicotiana tabacum cultivar K326 chromosome 3, ASM71507v2, whole genome shotgun sequence genome:
- the LOC107801808 gene encoding uncharacterized protein LOC107801808 gives MELLYLLCSLLSTSITSFFLSVLLHFRLLLRHFGIRFDAGADSVSLYEGTVWHERRSPVHHSFRYPVRYALIDLDHAPHNPPDHLSAHEARSISGTNGPVLLLTIPPSVGYVQNPLSLYYCHDIEGSSQRLAKCIAEVTNTPWSERVSFLFNPNSDVVAKALHVSPFMDMLGNWSMKTNTPGNNLFVTISVNHPKHGDYFSASLMAKRVSSSTHTDIALFFWLMPHKVALWIYWQALKLWWKGVPFLQHPRYYNPRYRGEAILFDEKLQCCPAFVCETQNNQQAEEHCSGPAAHSTSEHHCFTWRDAKWPWC, from the exons ATGGAACTACTCTATCTTCTCTGCTCCCTACTTTCAACTTCCATCACTTCTTTCTTCCTCTCCGTTCTCCTCCATTTCCGCCTTCTCCTCCGCCACTTTGGCATCCGTTTTGACGCTGGAGCAGACTCTGTTTCTCTCTACGAAGGCACTGTCTGGCACGAACGCCGTAGTCCCGTTCACCATTCCTTCCGGTACCCGGTGCGCTACGCACTCATTGACCTTGACCATGCGCCTCATAATCCACCTGACCACCTCTCAGCTCACGAAGCTCGCTCCATTTCTGGTACCAACGGCCCCGT TCTCTTGTTGACAATACCACCTAGTGTGGGATATGTGCAAAACCCGTTGAGTTTGTACTATTGCCATGATATTGAAGGCTCTTCGCAGAGGTTGGCGAAATGCATTGCTGAG GTGACTAACACCCCATGGAGTGAAAGagtatcatttttgttcaatccAAACTCAGATGTAGTTGCCAAAGCCCTTCACGTTAGTCCCTTCATG GATATGCTAGGTAACTGGAGCATGAAAACAAATACCCCTGGCAATAATCTGTTTGTTACAATTTCAGTAAATCACCCGAAACATGGTGACTATTTCTCAGCTTCATTGATGGCCAAAAGAGTATCTTCCTCCACACATACTGATATTGCTTTATTCTTCTGGCTAATGCCTCACAAGGTTGCACTATGGATATATTGGCAG GCTCTCAAGCTTTGGTGGAAGGGTGTTCCTTTCTTGCAACATCCAAGGTATTACAACCCTAGATACAGAGGAGAAGCCATACTATTTGATGAAAAGCTTCAATGCTGTCCAGCATTTGTATGTGAGACACAGAACAATCAACAGGCTGAAGAGCACTGTTCCGGTCCTGCAGCTCACTCAACTTCAGAACATCATTGCTTCACTTGGAGGGATGCAAAATGGCCCTGGTGCTAA